In one Pseudomonas sp. SG20056 genomic region, the following are encoded:
- a CDS encoding acetyl-CoA C-acetyltransferase — protein sequence MTEAYIFDAVRTPRGKGKKDGALYSVKPVDLIAGLLKALQARNNLDTSQVDDIVLGCVTPVGDQGADIAKTAAMVADWDVSVSGVQLNRFCASGLEAVNLGAMKVRSGFEDLVVVGGVESMSRIPMGSDGGAWVMDPATNMHTHFTPQGIGADLIATLEGFSRTDVDSFALRSQQKAARASKDGSFSKSLIPVADQNGIVLLDHDEFIRGESTLEGLGKLKPSFEMMGQMGFDSTALRVYSHVEQINHVHTPGNSSGIVDGSALMLIGSEAKGRELGLKPRARIVATAVTSTDPTIMLTGPAPATRKALAKAGLNVNDIDLFEVNEAFASVVMKFMKDMGVSEDKVNVNGGSIAMGHPLGATGCAILGTLLDELEKRQLRYGLATLCVGGGMGIATIIERV from the coding sequence ATGACCGAAGCATATATTTTCGATGCCGTGCGCACGCCACGCGGCAAGGGCAAGAAGGACGGGGCGCTGTACAGCGTCAAGCCTGTCGACCTGATCGCCGGCCTGCTCAAGGCGCTGCAAGCGCGCAATAACCTGGACACCAGCCAGGTCGATGACATCGTGCTCGGCTGTGTAACGCCGGTGGGTGATCAGGGCGCGGACATTGCCAAAACGGCCGCCATGGTTGCCGATTGGGATGTCAGCGTGTCGGGCGTGCAACTCAACCGTTTCTGCGCCTCGGGCCTGGAAGCGGTGAACCTCGGCGCGATGAAGGTACGTTCCGGTTTCGAGGACCTGGTGGTAGTTGGCGGTGTCGAGTCGATGTCGCGCATTCCCATGGGCTCCGATGGCGGCGCCTGGGTGATGGACCCGGCGACCAATATGCACACCCATTTCACTCCGCAGGGTATCGGCGCCGATCTGATCGCCACCCTGGAAGGTTTCAGCCGCACGGACGTCGACAGCTTCGCTCTGCGCTCGCAGCAGAAGGCCGCCCGTGCCAGCAAGGACGGCTCGTTCAGCAAGTCGCTGATTCCGGTAGCGGACCAGAACGGCATCGTCCTGCTCGATCACGATGAGTTTATCCGTGGCGAATCCACCCTCGAAGGCCTGGGCAAGCTCAAGCCGAGCTTCGAGATGATGGGCCAGATGGGCTTCGACAGCACCGCGCTGCGCGTCTACAGCCATGTCGAGCAGATCAACCACGTACACACCCCAGGCAACAGCTCGGGCATCGTCGATGGCTCGGCCCTAATGCTGATCGGCTCCGAGGCCAAAGGCCGCGAGCTGGGTCTGAAGCCGCGTGCACGCATCGTCGCCACTGCCGTGACCAGCACCGACCCGACCATCATGCTCACCGGCCCGGCACCGGCCACGCGCAAGGCGCTGGCCAAGGCGGGGCTGAACGTCAATGACATCGACCTGTTCGAGGTCAACGAGGCGTTTGCTTCGGTGGTGATGAAGTTTATGAAGGACATGGGCGTCAGCGAGGACAAGGTCAACGTCAACGGCGGCTCCATCGCCATGGGCCACCCGCTGGGTGCAACCGGTTGCGCCATCCTCGGCACCCTGCTCGACGAGCTGGAGAAGCGCCAGCTGCGCTACGGCCTGGCCACCCTGTGCGTAGGTGGTGGCATGGGCATCGCCACCATCATTGAACGAGTTTGA
- a CDS encoding 3-hydroxyacyl-CoA dehydrogenase NAD-binding domain-containing protein: MTDAIRYEKGQDNIVVLTMDMPGQSANTMNAVYREAMGKIVDRLEAEKDSIAGVILTSAKKTFFAGGDLNELIKVTKADAPAFYQMILNIKGQLRRLETLGKPVVAAINGAALGGGWEIALACHHRIALNNSSIQLGLPEVTLGLLPGGGGVVRMVRILGLEKALPYLAEGKKVRPDAALKAGLIHELASDSDDLLAKARAFIAANPSAVQPWDVKGYKIPGGTPSSPNVAQMLAIAPSVLRDKTKGCFPAPEKIMCAAVEGAQVDFDTAQIIEARYFTELTTGQVAKNMIGTFWFQLNEINAGGSRPQGFEPYVTKKVGVLGAGMMGAGIAYVSAVAGIDVVLKDISIEAAEKGKSYSVKLLEKKVGRGQMSAEKRDGILARIKPTVSDADFEGCDLIIEAVFEDRDLKANVTAAAERAALADAVIASNTSTLPITGLATAVQKQDKFIGLHFFSPVDKMPLVEIIKGEQTSDETLARGFDYVMQIKKTPIVVNDSRGFFTSRVFGTFTNEGLAMLGEGVSAAMIENEARKAGMPVGPLAISDEVSMSLMNHIRQQTIKDLAAEGKQIPEHPAFAVIDMMLNEYKRPGKAAGAGFYDYPAGGKKHLWPELKARFEKSDAQISQIDVRDRILFIQAIETVRCVEEGVLKSVADANIGSIMGIGFAAWTGGALQFINQYGVKDFVARAQYLAEQYGERFLPPALLLEKAAKNESF; the protein is encoded by the coding sequence ATGACTGACGCCATCCGTTACGAAAAAGGCCAGGACAATATCGTCGTTCTGACCATGGACATGCCTGGCCAGAGCGCTAACACCATGAACGCGGTGTACCGCGAAGCCATGGGCAAGATCGTCGACCGACTGGAAGCCGAGAAGGATTCCATTGCCGGGGTCATCCTCACCTCCGCGAAGAAGACCTTCTTCGCCGGCGGCGACCTCAATGAGCTGATCAAGGTCACCAAGGCCGACGCGCCGGCCTTCTACCAGATGATCCTCAACATCAAGGGCCAACTGCGTCGCTTGGAAACTCTGGGTAAGCCGGTGGTGGCGGCGATCAACGGTGCAGCCCTGGGCGGCGGCTGGGAAATTGCTCTGGCCTGCCATCACCGTATCGCCCTGAACAATTCCAGCATTCAGCTCGGCCTGCCGGAAGTGACCCTCGGCCTGCTGCCGGGCGGCGGTGGTGTAGTGCGTATGGTGCGCATCCTCGGCCTGGAAAAAGCCCTGCCGTATCTGGCTGAAGGCAAGAAGGTGCGCCCTGATGCGGCGCTCAAGGCTGGTCTGATCCATGAACTGGCCAGCGACAGTGATGACCTGCTGGCCAAGGCGCGCGCCTTTATCGCCGCCAACCCGAGCGCCGTGCAGCCGTGGGACGTGAAAGGCTACAAAATTCCCGGCGGCACGCCGTCCAGCCCGAATGTGGCGCAGATGCTGGCCATCGCCCCGAGCGTGCTGCGTGACAAGACCAAGGGCTGCTTCCCGGCGCCGGAGAAGATCATGTGCGCCGCCGTTGAGGGGGCGCAGGTCGACTTCGACACCGCGCAGATCATCGAAGCGCGCTACTTCACCGAGCTGACCACCGGCCAGGTGGCGAAGAACATGATTGGCACCTTCTGGTTCCAGCTCAATGAAATCAACGCCGGCGGCTCGCGTCCACAGGGCTTCGAGCCTTACGTGACCAAGAAAGTTGGTGTGCTTGGTGCCGGCATGATGGGCGCCGGTATTGCCTATGTGTCGGCTGTGGCCGGTATCGACGTAGTGCTCAAGGACATCTCCATCGAAGCCGCTGAGAAGGGCAAGAGCTACTCGGTCAAGCTGCTGGAGAAAAAGGTCGGCCGTGGCCAGATGAGCGCCGAGAAGCGCGATGGCATCCTGGCGCGGATCAAACCCACGGTCAGTGACGCTGATTTCGAGGGCTGCGACCTGATCATCGAAGCGGTATTTGAGGATCGTGACCTCAAGGCCAATGTCACCGCGGCAGCCGAACGTGCAGCGCTGGCGGATGCGGTGATCGCTTCCAACACCTCGACCCTGCCGATCACCGGCCTGGCTACGGCGGTGCAGAAGCAGGACAAGTTTATCGGTCTGCATTTCTTCAGCCCGGTGGACAAGATGCCGTTGGTGGAAATCATCAAGGGCGAGCAGACCAGCGACGAGACCCTGGCGCGTGGTTTTGACTACGTCATGCAGATCAAGAAGACCCCGATCGTGGTCAACGACAGCCGCGGCTTCTTCACCTCGCGGGTGTTCGGCACTTTCACCAATGAAGGTCTGGCCATGTTGGGTGAGGGCGTGAGCGCGGCGATGATCGAGAACGAAGCGCGCAAGGCCGGCATGCCGGTTGGCCCGCTGGCGATCAGCGATGAAGTGTCGATGAGCCTGATGAACCATATCCGTCAGCAGACCATCAAGGACCTCGCGGCCGAAGGCAAGCAGATCCCCGAGCACCCGGCATTTGCCGTGATCGACATGATGCTCAACGAGTACAAGCGGCCGGGCAAGGCAGCGGGTGCGGGCTTCTACGATTACCCGGCGGGTGGCAAGAAGCACCTGTGGCCGGAACTCAAGGCGCGTTTCGAGAAGAGCGATGCGCAGATTTCGCAGATTGACGTGCGTGATCGCATCCTGTTTATCCAGGCCATCGAAACCGTGCGCTGCGTAGAAGAGGGCGTGCTCAAGTCGGTAGCCGATGCCAACATCGGCTCGATCATGGGCATCGGCTTTGCAGCCTGGACCGGCGGTGCGCTGCAATTTATCAACCAGTACGGAGTGAAGGACTTTGTCGCCCGCGCCCAGTACCTGGCTGAGCAGTACGGCGAGCGCTTCCTGCCGCCGGCGTTGTTGCTGGAGAAGGCGGCGAAGAACGAAAGTTTCTAA
- a CDS encoding alpha-E domain-containing protein, with protein sequence MLSRTASDLYWMSRYLERAENLARMLEVSYSLSLMPQDGRGDGLEELALPLLITGTLDDYLERHGPLHAERMLHFFALDATNPASIYCCLQAARSNAHAVRGRITADMWENINATWLEIHGIAQQGLSRYGISRFCEWVKERSHLFRGATFGTIMRGDPYRFIRLGTFIERADNTLRLLDARYEMLGEDIDEIDGRPARSYYQWTALLRALSSFEAFAEIYRGSPGTRKVSELLLLRADVPRSLRACMDELSLMLASLPGDNGRPAQRLAAELEARLRYTSIEEVLDEGLHAWLTDFILLVRQLGQAIQSSYLEVA encoded by the coding sequence ATGCTTTCAAGAACTGCCTCTGATCTGTACTGGATGTCACGCTACCTGGAGCGCGCGGAAAACCTCGCGCGCATGCTTGAAGTCAGCTACTCGCTGTCGCTGATGCCACAGGACGGCCGCGGCGATGGCCTGGAAGAGCTGGCTCTGCCGCTGCTGATTACCGGCACCCTCGACGATTACCTGGAGCGCCACGGCCCGCTGCACGCCGAGCGCATGCTGCACTTCTTCGCCCTCGATGCGACCAACCCGGCGAGCATCTACTGCTGCCTGCAGGCCGCGCGCAGCAACGCCCACGCCGTGCGCGGGCGGATCACCGCCGACATGTGGGAAAACATCAACGCCACCTGGCTGGAAATCCATGGCATCGCGCAGCAAGGCCTGAGTCGCTACGGCATCAGCCGTTTCTGCGAATGGGTCAAGGAGCGCTCGCATCTGTTCCGTGGCGCCACCTTCGGCACCATCATGCGCGGCGACCCGTATCGCTTTATCCGTCTGGGCACCTTTATCGAGCGCGCCGACAACACCCTGCGCCTGCTCGATGCGCGCTACGAAATGCTTGGCGAAGACATCGACGAAATCGACGGCCGACCGGCACGCAGTTATTACCAGTGGACCGCGCTGCTGCGCGCACTGTCCTCGTTCGAGGCATTCGCCGAGATCTACCGCGGCTCACCGGGTACGCGCAAAGTCTCCGAACTGCTGCTGCTACGTGCCGATGTACCGCGCTCGCTGCGCGCCTGCATGGACGAATTGAGCCTGATGCTCGCCAGCCTGCCTGGCGACAACGGCCGCCCGGCCCAGCGCCTGGCCGCCGAACTGGAAGCGCGGCTGCGCTATACCAGCATCGAAGAAGTACTCGACGAGGGCCTGCACGCCTGGCTCACCGATTTCATCCTGCTGGTTCGCCAGCTGGGCCAAGCCATCCAAAGTTCCTACCTGGAGGTCGCATGA
- a CDS encoding cytochrome c, protein MNKRTLCIALLALLPFSHLHAAELTLELGNGSQRLSSAQLLAHPQAQNVAISDDVSYKRSMRYRAVPLAALLEGVQPGDHLQLVASDGFAAELSAAPALSQTGSKAWLAIEDPAQPWPDLGNGKPSAGPFYLVWQNPAASQIGPEQWPFQLATIRKLAPVAQRFPQLLPAAEASPAVQAGFAQYQKNCMACHRLNGAGDSQFGPDLNIPHNPTEYFSGDFLTRYIRDPQSLRRWPQGKMPGFAVEVLSDKELGELVEYLRHMAGRKVQPL, encoded by the coding sequence TTGAATAAGCGCACCCTCTGCATCGCCCTGCTCGCCCTCCTACCCTTCAGCCACCTGCACGCCGCCGAATTGACCCTGGAACTGGGCAACGGCAGCCAGCGCCTGAGCAGCGCGCAACTTCTCGCCCACCCGCAAGCGCAAAACGTCGCGATCAGTGACGACGTCAGCTACAAACGCAGCATGCGCTACCGCGCCGTACCGTTGGCCGCGCTGCTGGAAGGAGTACAACCGGGTGATCACCTGCAACTGGTGGCCAGCGACGGCTTTGCCGCCGAACTCTCCGCCGCCCCCGCGCTCAGCCAAACTGGCAGCAAAGCCTGGCTGGCCATCGAAGACCCAGCGCAACCCTGGCCCGACCTAGGCAACGGCAAACCCAGCGCCGGGCCGTTCTACCTGGTCTGGCAAAACCCGGCCGCCAGCCAGATCGGCCCGGAGCAATGGCCCTTCCAACTGGCCACCATCCGCAAACTGGCTCCGGTAGCGCAGCGCTTCCCGCAGCTACTGCCCGCCGCCGAAGCCAGCCCGGCGGTGCAGGCCGGTTTTGCCCAATACCAGAAGAACTGCATGGCCTGTCATCGGTTGAATGGCGCCGGAGACTCACAGTTCGGCCCGGACCTGAATATTCCGCATAACCCGACGGAGTATTTCAGCGGCGACTTTCTAACCCGCTATATCCGAGACCCACAAAGTTTGCGGCGCTGGCCGCAGGGGAAGATGCCGGGGTTTGCGGTTGAGGTATTGAGTGACAAGGAATTGGGGGAGTTGGTTGAGTATTTACGGCACATGGCGGGGCGCAAAGTGCAGCCTTTGTAG
- a CDS encoding type 1 glutamine amidotransferase has protein sequence MTDILIFTHIDYCPPAHLGKVLEQAGHPYTVLRADLGELDGIDLDRPKAVAIMGGPMSVNDQLPWLATEVAALQHFIRRDIPLIGHCLGGQLLAKALGADISRMPYTESGWQPLTRLDQAAPSPWLQHVPEQFPIFQWHGDSFAIPEGAQPLLRSPWCSNQAFAWGDKVLALQGHPEMDEALVRQWLGDWHHLLDESQPSQQSRAQMLDQLPDKVAELNRVAEGFYRHWLQLAGF, from the coding sequence ATGACCGACATTCTGATTTTCACCCACATTGATTACTGCCCGCCGGCCCACCTGGGCAAGGTGCTTGAGCAGGCTGGCCACCCCTATACCGTGTTACGCGCTGACCTCGGTGAGCTGGACGGCATTGATCTGGACCGACCCAAGGCCGTGGCCATCATGGGCGGACCAATGAGCGTCAATGATCAGCTGCCCTGGCTGGCCACCGAAGTCGCCGCGCTGCAGCACTTTATCCGCCGCGATATTCCGTTGATCGGCCACTGTCTGGGCGGCCAGCTGTTGGCCAAGGCGCTAGGCGCGGATATCAGCCGCATGCCTTACACCGAAAGTGGCTGGCAGCCGCTGACCCGTCTTGACCAGGCGGCGCCCAGCCCCTGGTTACAGCATGTGCCTGAGCAGTTCCCGATCTTCCAGTGGCATGGCGACAGCTTTGCTATTCCCGAGGGCGCACAGCCTTTGCTCCGCAGCCCCTGGTGCAGTAACCAGGCGTTTGCCTGGGGCGATAAAGTCTTGGCCCTGCAAGGCCACCCGGAAATGGACGAAGCCCTGGTGCGCCAGTGGCTCGGCGACTGGCACCACCTGCTGGATGAAAGCCAACCGAGCCAGCAGAGCAGGGCGCAGATGCTCGACCAACTACCCGACAAAGTTGCCGAACTGAACCGCGTAGCCGAAGGCTTCTATCGCCATTGGCTGCAACTGGCCGGGTTCTGA
- a CDS encoding circularly permuted type 2 ATP-grasp protein, translating to MARTFYDEMYDASGAVRPHYQAFARWLADTPDELLAQRRREADLLFHRAGITFTLYGDDQGTERLIPFDIIPRSIPASEWRIVERGCIQRVQALNMFLADLYHDQRIIKAGIVPAEQVLANEGYQIAMQGLNLHRDLYAHIAGVDLVRDGDGSYYVLEDNLRTPSGVSYMLEDRKMMMRLFPELFAAQRVAPIDHYPNLLLDTLKSSSPLDNPNVVVLTPGRFNSAYFEHAFLSREMGVELVEGADLFVRDDKLFMRTTAGAKQVDVVYRRLDDAFLDPLAFNPDSMLGVPGLLACYRSGNVVLANAIGTGVADDKSIYPYVDDMIRFYLSEEPILKNVPTFQCRKPAELSHVLANLEHLVVKETQGSGGYGMLVGPAATKAEIEDFRARLIARPEAYIAQPTLCLSTCPTFVERGIAPRHIDLRPFVLSGKETRIVPGGLTRVALREGSLVVNSSQGGGTKDTWVVED from the coding sequence ATGGCCCGCACCTTTTATGACGAGATGTACGACGCGAGCGGTGCTGTCCGCCCGCACTATCAAGCCTTTGCCCGCTGGTTGGCAGATACACCGGATGAACTGCTGGCCCAGCGCCGCCGGGAAGCCGACCTGCTGTTCCACCGCGCGGGTATCACCTTCACCCTGTATGGCGACGATCAGGGCACCGAGCGGCTGATTCCGTTCGACATCATCCCGCGCAGCATCCCCGCCAGTGAATGGCGCATCGTCGAGCGCGGCTGCATCCAGCGCGTGCAGGCGCTGAACATGTTCCTCGCCGACCTCTACCACGACCAGCGCATCATCAAGGCCGGCATCGTGCCCGCCGAGCAGGTGCTGGCCAACGAGGGCTATCAGATCGCCATGCAGGGTCTCAACCTGCACCGCGACCTTTACGCCCACATTGCAGGCGTAGACCTGGTGCGCGACGGTGACGGCAGCTACTACGTACTGGAAGACAACCTGCGCACGCCCAGCGGCGTCAGCTACATGCTCGAAGACCGCAAGATGATGATGCGCCTGTTCCCCGAGCTGTTTGCTGCCCAGCGCGTGGCGCCGATCGATCACTACCCGAACCTGCTGCTCGACACGCTCAAATCTTCCAGCCCATTGGATAACCCCAACGTCGTGGTGCTGACGCCGGGGCGTTTCAACAGCGCCTATTTCGAACACGCCTTTCTTTCCCGCGAAATGGGCGTGGAGCTGGTTGAAGGTGCGGACCTGTTTGTGCGTGACGACAAGCTGTTTATGCGCACCACCGCCGGGGCCAAGCAGGTGGACGTGGTCTACCGTCGCCTTGACGACGCCTTCCTTGATCCATTGGCGTTCAACCCCGATTCCATGCTCGGCGTGCCTGGCCTGCTGGCCTGTTACCGCAGCGGTAACGTGGTGCTGGCCAATGCCATCGGCACCGGGGTGGCGGACGATAAATCGATCTATCCCTATGTCGACGACATGATCCGCTTCTACCTCAGCGAAGAGCCGATCCTGAAAAACGTGCCGACCTTCCAGTGCCGCAAACCGGCCGAGCTGTCCCATGTGCTGGCCAACCTGGAGCATCTGGTGGTCAAGGAAACCCAAGGTTCCGGGGGCTACGGCATGCTGGTTGGCCCGGCAGCCACCAAGGCCGAAATCGAAGACTTCCGCGCCCGCCTGATTGCCCGCCCCGAGGCCTATATCGCCCAACCGACCCTGTGCCTGTCGACCTGCCCGACCTTTGTTGAGCGCGGCATCGCGCCTCGCCATATCGATCTGCGGCCGTTCGTTCTGTCCGGCAAGGAAACCCGCATCGTCCCCGGCGGCCTGACCCGCGTCGCGCTGCGCGAAGGCTCGCTGGTGGTCAACTCGTCCCAGGGTGGCGGCACTAAAGACACCTGGGTGGTGGAGGACTAA
- a CDS encoding transglutaminase family protein, producing MRLSISHDTTYHYEDQVRTSIQYLRMTPHDSERQQVLSWQLTLPRPVRAQLDPYGNILHVLTMDEPHESIVIGARGQVEIDEAREAEHESQSALPFLRFTRLTDADEALREFAKLQSRSRTDRSGLIDLMHALNAHIRYQPGSTAVETSASEAFAGGKGVCQDHAHAFLACARSLGVPARYVSGYLFTDSEDHLASHAWAEAWLDDAWYSFDVTNCLAKPERHLKLAVGLDYLDACPVRGMRRGGGIEQMHAQVEVAPLVRVQQQ from the coding sequence ATGAGACTGTCAATCAGCCACGACACTACCTATCACTATGAAGACCAGGTGCGCACCAGCATCCAGTATCTGCGTATGACGCCGCACGACAGCGAACGCCAGCAGGTGCTCAGCTGGCAGCTGACTCTGCCGCGCCCGGTGCGTGCGCAACTCGACCCTTACGGCAATATTCTGCATGTGCTGACGATGGACGAGCCGCACGAATCCATCGTTATCGGTGCTCGTGGCCAGGTGGAAATCGACGAGGCGCGCGAGGCCGAGCACGAAAGCCAGTCGGCGCTGCCGTTTCTGCGCTTTACCCGCCTGACCGACGCCGACGAAGCTCTGCGCGAGTTCGCTAAGCTGCAGAGCCGCAGCCGCACGGACCGCAGCGGCCTGATCGACCTGATGCATGCGTTGAATGCGCATATCCGTTACCAGCCGGGCAGCACCGCCGTGGAAACCAGCGCCAGTGAAGCCTTCGCCGGCGGCAAGGGCGTTTGCCAAGATCACGCTCATGCCTTCCTGGCCTGCGCACGCAGCCTGGGTGTGCCGGCGCGTTATGTGTCGGGTTATCTGTTTACCGACAGCGAAGACCACCTGGCCAGCCACGCCTGGGCCGAAGCCTGGCTGGACGACGCCTGGTACAGCTTTGATGTGACTAACTGTCTGGCCAAGCCGGAGCGGCATTTGAAGTTGGCCGTGGGCCTGGACTACCTGGATGCCTGCCCGGTGCGTGGCATGCGCCGGGGCGGTGGCATCGAGCAGATGCATGCGCAGGTGGAGGTTGCACCGCTGGTGCGGGTGCAACAGCAGTAA
- a CDS encoding rhodanese-like domain-containing protein yields the protein MRTLFATLSLLVSLPLLAGEAELSAAVVALQSPESVLIDVRTADEFAAGALPGAEQIEHEQIASRISAIAPDKDTPIVLYCRSGRRSSIAEESLRAMGYSNLINAGGYDELKLALESQD from the coding sequence ATGCGCACCCTATTTGCCACCCTCAGCCTGCTGGTCAGCCTGCCTCTGCTGGCCGGCGAAGCCGAACTCAGCGCCGCCGTTGTCGCCCTGCAATCACCGGAAAGCGTGCTGATCGATGTGCGTACCGCCGATGAATTCGCCGCCGGCGCACTGCCAGGTGCAGAGCAGATCGAGCATGAACAGATCGCCAGCCGCATCAGCGCTATTGCCCCGGACAAGGACACCCCCATCGTGCTGTATTGCCGCAGCGGCCGCCGCTCCAGCATCGCCGAAGAAAGCCTGCGCGCCATGGGCTACAGCAACCTGATCAACGCGGGCGGCTATGACGAACTGAAACTCGCCCTGGAGTCGCAGGATTGA